A single genomic interval of Eurosta solidaginis isolate ZX-2024a chromosome 3, ASM4086904v1, whole genome shotgun sequence harbors:
- the SdhB gene encoding succinate dehydrogenase [ubiquinone] iron-sulfur subunit, mitochondrial: protein MALVALNRVGVIAGRQQLRLLTSGKHLDQQAQPKEARVPQIKSFQVYRWNPDNAGEKPYMQTYEVNLRECGPMVLDALIKIKNEVDPTLTFRRSCREGICGSCAMNIGGINTLACISKIDTNLSKPLKVYPLPHMYVVRDLVPDLNNFYEQYRSIQPWLQRKNEVGESKGKAQYLQSVEDRSKLDGLYECILCACCSTSCPSYWWNGDKYLGPAVLMQAYRWIIDSRDENTAERLSKLKDPFSVYRCHTIMNCTRTCPKNLNPGRAIAEIKKLLSGMASKPAPKLDTAALHK, encoded by the exons ATGGCATTAGTCGCATTAAATCGCGTTGGAGTTATAGCCGGACGACAGCAG CTGCGTTTGCTCACTTCGGGAAAGCACTTAGACCAGCAGGCCCAACCAAAAGAGGCAAGGGTACCACAAATCAAGAGCTTTCAAGTATACCGATGGAACCCAGACAATGCTGGAGAGAAGCCTTATATGCAGACCTACGAAGTAAATCTTCGTGAGTGTGGACCCATGGTTTTAGAtgcattaattaaaattaaaaatgaagtggATCCAACATTAACCTTCCGTCGGTCATGCCGAGAGGGAATCTGCGGATCGTGTGCAATGAATATTGGGGGCATAAATACCTTGGCTTGTATAAG CAAAATTGATACAAATCTTTCAAAACCTTTGAAGGTGTATCCTCTGCCCCATATGTATGTTGTACGGGATTTAGTTCCAGATTTGAATAATTTCTATGAGCAATACCGTTCCATTCAACCGTGGTTACAACGCAA AAACGAAGTTGGCGAATCAAAGGGAAAAGCACAATATTTGCAGTCAGTTGAAGATCGTTCAAAGCTGGATGGGCTATATGAATGTATTCTATGCGCTTGCTGTTCAACATCATGTCCATCATATTGGTGGAATGGAGACAAGTATCTGGGTCCAGCAGTGTTGATGCAAGCCTACCGTTGGATTATTGATTCACGTGATGAGAATACCGCTGAACGTCTAAGCAAGTTAAAGGATCCCTTTAGTGTTTATAGATGTCACACAATCATGAATTGTACACGCACTTGTCCTAAAAACTTGAATCCTGGTCGTGCGATCGCCGAAATCAAGAAACTGCTCTCAGGTATGGCAAGCAAGCCGGCACCAAAGCTGGATACGGCCGCTTTGCATAAGTAG